The nucleotide sequence ATCGTGGGAGAAGAGGTTCGGGTGGTGGCGATGGGCCGCCGCGCCGGCGTGGCGTCTCGCGCCGGAAAGTGTGCCGTTTCTGCGCCAACAAGGACCTGCGCTTCGACTACAAGGATACCAAGCTCCTTAGCGGGTTCATGACGGAACGGGGCAAGATCACCCCGAGCCGCATCACCGGAACCTGTTGCTGGTGTCAACGACGCCTGGCAAGAGCGATCAAGCGCGCCCGCCTGGTAGCGTTACTTCCCTATACCACCGTCAAGCTTTGACCCGGAGCCTCCGTCGCCCGGAGATCGGCTTATGAAGGGGCTGGACACTCTCACGGGGTTCGGGCTGGGGCTGGCCGCGACCCTGCTGCTCTTCTTCGCGGGGTTGAGAGTACCTCTTCTGGGGCTCGCGACGGCGCCGCTGGTGATCTACCCGGCGCTGTACGTAGGTGTCAGGCTGGGGCGGCAGCCGGGACAATGGCTACCGCTGGCGGTCGCCGTGTGCGTCTACGCGCTGGCTGGGCTGGAAGCCACGGCGGCGTACCTGGTATTCGCGCTGGTCACGTACCTGCTGTTCTTCTCTTTCGGAAGAGGCTGGAACCTCGCGACGGTCGTAAGCGGGACCGCTGGCGTGACGGTGGCGGCCATGCTGGTGACCGCGACCGCATTGGCTGGCTCGCTGTCCGCGTTGTGGACCGCGCTTCAGACCGGCGCGGAGGCGCAGGTGCTCATGACGCTGGAAGTGTATGAGCGCATGGGCCTCTCGGGCGACACCATCGAGTACCTCCGGGAACACGCCGGCGAGATGGCGACGCTCTTCGTACGGATGTTGCCGGGCATGATCTTCTTCATGCTGGTGATCGTGGTGCTGGCCAATCTGGCCCTGCTGTCGTGGCATTTCCCGCAGTATCGCTCGTTTTTCTGCCACGTGGGGGATCTCAAGGAATGGAAGTCGCCCGACCACATGGTGTGGCTCCTCGTGGTACCGGGTATCGCGCTTTTCCTTCCCCTCGGCGACGCGGTGCGGGCGTTGGCCGTGAACCTGGTGCTCATATGCGCGGTGTTCTACTTCTTCCACGGGCTGGCCATCGTGTCGTATTACTTTCATTACAAGAAGGTCCCGATGTTTTTTCGCGTTTTGGGATATCTGCTCATCGTCTTCGAGCAGATTCTCACGGTGCTGGTCATCGGCCTGGGGTTCTTCGACCTTTGGGGCGACTTCCGTCGTCTCAAGCGGCGTACCGCGGGCCTGACTTGAAGGAGAGTCGATGGAAGTCGTTCTGAAGGAAGACATTGAGAACCTCGGCCACATGGGCGACGTGGTCAAGGTCAAGGATGGTTACGCCCGCAACTACCTGCTCCCCCGCGGCCTCGTCGTGCGGGCCGACAAGAAGAGCCTCAAGGCCCTGGAGCACGAGCAGCGCATGATCGCCCAGAGCCGCGAGCGCCTCAACAAGGAAGCGCAAGGCATCAGCGAACAGCTCTCCCGGGTCTCCCTCGAGTTCACCGTCAAGACGGGCGAAGAAGGCCGCCTCTTCGGCTCCGTCACCAACATGGACATCGAGAAGGCCCTGAAAGAGCAGGGCGTCGACGTCGAGCGCCGCCGCATCCTCCTGGAGACCCCCATCAAGAGCGTGGGCGAGTACGACGTGCCCATCCGGCTCAGGCCGGAGGTGACGCCAAGCATCAAGGTGAAGGTGATGTCGGAGGATGGCGACGCGGAGGTAGCCGCTGCCGTAGCGCAACCGGCAGAGGCAGAGAAGGGCGAAGCGCCGTCAGGTGACGCCGCGGAACCGCAATCCACGTAAGCTGGTCCGAGCCGCGTTCGAGGGCGCTCCTCACCACTCCATCTTGTAGGCCAAACCGACCTGCCATTGGGTCTGTCCGGGCTCATGCCCCGCATTCCAGGAATGGGCGGCTTTGATGACTCCACGGCCGCGACCGATTGGGGCTTCATGCGTCAGGGCGAGTTCAAATTCGCGGCCTTCCGGGGCCAAGGGAACCGTCGCCTTATCGTAGAACGGCAAGCCGCCCTTTAATCCGGCAAGATAAGTGAGCCTTCCCTTGCCCGATTCAGCCCGAAGTGGTTGCGAAACAGACAACTGCGACCATTTGCCATGACCCCGCCGCCCGTGCTCCAGTTCGACTTGCCATGCGGACATCACGTGAGGATCCACCTCCAGCATCCCGCTCGACTCTAGGAACACGCGTCCCAATGCCAGCGTAGCGGAGCCGGTCAGGGTCAGGGTGTCGTTGAGTTCGACGTGGGTCCCGCGGCCGACCCATGTTGTGACGGACTGTACTCGCTCCCCGAAAGCGCCGGATGCGCGGCCGCCCATCCACGATGACGTATCTCCAAGCGCACCCCATCGAAAGCCCTGGCTCGGCGCCCTTTCGAGACCGATCTGACTTGCGCCCCCGAGCATTTGAAACTTGGCCGTGTAGGGTTTGTCCTACCACCCGCCGCCCGTAACTAGCTGAAAACCAAGGAGTAAAACTCTCCTCTTAAAGGACTGACGATTCGGGCCGGAACAATCAACACATGGTCAACACCGCGCCTCGGGCCGCTCGCCGCTCGGCTTGGGGTAATCCTTCGACCGTACCGTGATGGATGACCCTGTGCATCTGACCCTGGCGGATCTTCCCACCACTTCCAACGGTACCGGAGAATCAGGCGTTTACGCAACATAGCGCACACATGCGTGCTAGGGACCATGTCCAAAGGACCGCCGTCAAGCTTGACCCGCAAGCCCGCA is from Deltaproteobacteria bacterium and encodes:
- the rpsR gene encoding 30S ribosomal protein S18; amino-acid sequence: MAEYRGRRGSGGGDGPPRRRGVSRRKVCRFCANKDLRFDYKDTKLLSGFMTERGKITPSRITGTCCWCQRRLARAIKRARLVALLPYTTVKL
- a CDS encoding DUF2232 domain-containing protein; the encoded protein is MKGLDTLTGFGLGLAATLLLFFAGLRVPLLGLATAPLVIYPALYVGVRLGRQPGQWLPLAVAVCVYALAGLEATAAYLVFALVTYLLFFSFGRGWNLATVVSGTAGVTVAAMLVTATALAGSLSALWTALQTGAEAQVLMTLEVYERMGLSGDTIEYLREHAGEMATLFVRMLPGMIFFMLVIVVLANLALLSWHFPQYRSFFCHVGDLKEWKSPDHMVWLLVVPGIALFLPLGDAVRALAVNLVLICAVFYFFHGLAIVSYYFHYKKVPMFFRVLGYLLIVFEQILTVLVIGLGFFDLWGDFRRLKRRTAGLT
- the rplI gene encoding 50S ribosomal protein L9 — encoded protein: MEVVLKEDIENLGHMGDVVKVKDGYARNYLLPRGLVVRADKKSLKALEHEQRMIAQSRERLNKEAQGISEQLSRVSLEFTVKTGEEGRLFGSVTNMDIEKALKEQGVDVERRRILLETPIKSVGEYDVPIRLRPEVTPSIKVKVMSEDGDAEVAAAVAQPAEAEKGEAPSGDAAEPQST